Genomic segment of Pseudothermotoga hypogea DSM 11164 = NBRC 106472:
TGGTACATGAAGACCACCTGGAAAGACTCACCCATCTGGAAAGGAAGCTTCAGATGTTTTGAACGGAGGTGGAAGCTTTGATAGAAGTCTCTGACCTGAGAAAAGGTATGGTGATCATGTACGAAGGAGAACCCTACAGGGTGATCGACGTGAACAAGCACCACATGGCAATGGGTCGAGGTCTTGTCAGAACAAAGTTGAAGAACGTCAAAACAGGCCTCGTGAGAGATGTCACGTTCAGCAGCGGCGACAGAGTGGCTGAGGCCGAACTGTCGTTCAGGAAGGCTCAGTACCTTTACAACGACGGAGATCATTACCACTTCATGTGTCTGGATGATTACGAACAGCTCACTTTCAGTGAAGAAGAGATCGGAGATGCGAAGTGGTATCTGACAGAAAACCTTGAGGTGGACATCCTGATGCTCGAAGAGAGTCCAATAGGGATACAGCTTCCCAACGTTGTGGTGCTCAGGGTCGTTGAGACGGAACCAAGCTTCAAAGGTGACACCGTCGCTGGTGGAGGAAAGCCGGCCGTTCTCGAGACCGGTTTGCGTATTACCGTACCGTTCTTCGTCGAGAAGGATGAGCTGATCAAGGTTGACACGAGGACAGGTGAGTACGTAGAGAGAGCTTGAGGAGGTGATCGTATGGAAAAAGGTTTCGGAACGATCGACATATCCGACAACGCGATAAGGGAGATCGCTTTCAGGAGTGCCTGCTCCGTGCTGGAAATCACCGATGAGAAGAAACAGAAGAAACTCAAGAAGTCGATCGATATCGAGCGAACACCGGAAGACAACATCATAGTTTCGATGAAGATCGCAGTGCCCTTCGGCAAGTCTTTCGTCGAAACAGGGCGGAAATTGATGGAGCAGGTGAAACTCGACATTGAAAGAATGACGGGTCAACAGGTGGTTTCCGTGAACGTAACGATCGAGGACGTTGAGGAATTGGGTGTAACAGAACAGGGGGAGGAAGAGACGAAGGAGTGAACTCAAGATGGCGCGCCGCAGCAAGATGAGGGATTTAGTCTTCAAGATCATATTCCAGAATGAGTTTCGAAAAGATGTCGTTGATGCGGTTCTTCAGGAAGTTCTCAGCAAAGAAAAGTCAGACTCAATTCGCAAAGATGTTGAGAGATACGTGAGGGGCATATACAGTCATATCGATTCCATAGATCAAAAGATATCTTCATGCCTGGAGAACTGGACTTTGGAAAGATTGTCGTCCGTGGATAGGTGCGTTCTGCGATTGGGAACTTACGAGTTGCTTTACGAACCAGATGTCCCCGTGCAGGTGACACTCGACGAAGCGATAGAACTCGCCAAGAGGTACGGAACGGACAACAGTGGGAAGTTCGTCAACGGTGTGCTTGACAGGCTGGCCAAACAGTACGTTCCTGAGGAAAAATGGCGCCTGTGAAGGGAGGAGCCATTGATGACAGGTTCTAACCAGGTTCGGTTGTTGCCCATCGAAGAGGTGGCTAAGAAACTCTCTATTCCGAGAAAGCATCTCAAGCCCTACGGCGATTACATAGCCAAAGTCTCGCACAAATTGCTTTCGGAGCTGAAGCCCAAAGGCAAGCTGGTCATCGTCACTGCGATAACTCCGACACCTGCCGGGGAGGGTAAAACGACCACGAGCATAGGCCTGTCGATGGCACTCAACAAACTCGGTTACAGTTCGATCGTGACCCTCAGAGAGCCATCCTTGGGTCCGGTTTTCGGCATAAAGGGGGGCGCGACGGGTGGTGGCAAGTCTCAGGTTTTACCGATGGAGGACATCAACCTTCACTTCACCGGAGACATACACGCTGTGGCGAGTGCGCACAACTTGATCTCCGCCATGATTGACGCACACGTGAGATTCGGCAACGAGCTCGACATAGATGTGACCAAGATCAACTGGCCCAGAACGATGGATATGAACGATCGTGCGTTGAGACAGATCGTTGTGGCTCTGGGTGGGCATGCGAACGGTTATCCCAGGCAGGATAGTTTCGTGATCACTGCGGCGTCCGAAATTATGGCCATACTCTGTTTGGCCAAAGACTTGCACGATTTGAAGAAGCGCGTTGGCGATGTGGTTGTTGCTTGGACAAGGACGAACAAGCCGGTCAGAGTTTCAGACCTCCAGGTTCAAGGTTCTGTTGCGGTCCTCTTGAAGGATGCCATCAACCCGAACCTGGTTCAAACGAGCGAGAACACCCCTGCTTTCGTTCACGGAGGACCCTTTGCCAACATTGCACATGGGACGAATTCCATAATCGCCACGAAGATGGCGCTTGGCTTGAGCGATTTCGTGGTAACGGAGACGGGCTTTGGCTCAGATCTCGGTGCTGAGAAATTTCTGGACTTCGTTGCGCCGGTAGCTGACGTCAGGCCTTCGGCAGTCGTAATCGTGGCAACTGTGAGGGCGTTGAAATATCATGGAGGAATGAATTTGAAGGAACTGGCCAAACCGAACCTTGAGGCGTTGAAGAAGGGTGTAGAGAATCTCAAGGTTCACGTCGAAAACATGAGAAAGTACCGTGTCCCCGTTGTCGTCGCAATCAACAGGTTCGAAACCGATTCCGATGAGGAACTTCAACTCCTGAAGAAGTGTGTTGAAGACATGGACGTTCCCGTTGCGTTGAACGAAGCTTTCGCAAAGGGTTCCGAAGGTGCGATCGAGTTGGCAGAGAAAGTCGTCCGAGTGGCGGACGATTCCAGGTACGAACCTCTGTTGAAGGGATCAGAATCTGTGCGCGAAAAGATCCAAATACTCGCTCGAGAGATCTATCGAGCCAGGGGGGTTGTTTTCACCAAGGAAGCAGAAACTTCCCTCGAAAGGCTCGAGAAGAACGGTTACGGCAACTTGCCCGTGATAGTCGCAAAGACGCAGTACTCGATCTCTGACGATCCTGACAAGCTCGGTGCACCCAAAGACTACACTTTCACCGTGAGGGATTTTCTCTTGTCCGCTGGCGCAGGTTTCGTGGTCGCTGTGTCGGGAGACATCATGTTGATGCCAGGGCTTGGCAAAAAGCCGAACGCGGTGAACATCGATATCGATGGGAACGGTAACATCGTTGGACTCTTCTGAGGTGATGTCACTTGTTCATCGATTGTAAGAGCATCGCTAAGTCCATAGATGAGGAAACGATAGCCCTCACAAGGCTAACCAAGCCGAAGCTGGTCAGTTTAGCGGTGAATCCAGATGAAGGAACGATCTCGTATTTGAAGAGCCAGCAGAAGAAGGCCAAGAGTTTGAACGTCGAGCATGAAATTTTCGTGTTGGACAACGTTGAAATTCTGTCGGAAAAACTTTTGGAGTTCTCCAAGGACGAGACAGTGCATGGGATCTTCGTGGCACATCCTTTACCGAAGGGTGCCGACGAGCTACAGGTCGCTTCGCTCATCGATCCAGAGAAAGACGTTGAAGGGAGAAACCCTGTCAACCTCGGACGGCTCATGTACGGTGAGGAGGGTTTTGCACCGTGCACCGCTGCTGCCATCGTTGAGATACTCACTCGGACCACACAGCTGATGGGAAAGAACGTCGTGATAGTCGGCCGAAGCAACACGGTTGGTTTACCGTTGAGCGTCATGCTCCTCAGACGTGACAGGAGCGCAACGGTGACGGTGTGCCACACAAAGACGCAGAATCTGGAAGAAAAAACGCTTCAGGCTGATATCGTCGTTGTAGCGGTGGGGCATGCAGGGTTTTTGAAACCTGAGATGGTGAGAGAGAATGCCCTGGTCATAGATGTGGGCATCAACGTGGTGGGTGACAGGGTTGTTGGGGATGTGGATCCAGAGGTCGAAAAAAAGTGTTCGCTCACACCTGTGCCGGGAGGTGTGGGTGTTGTGACCACAGCCATACTGATGAACCGTGTCGCGCGAATCGCATCGAGGGGTGGTAAGGTTTGAGGCTTCTCAGCGGTGTGAGACCCACGGGTAAACCGCACATCGGAAATTACGTTGGGGCGCTCAGGAACTGGAAGTTACTCCAGGACGAAGGTCACGAGTGTTTCTTCTTCGTTGCAGACTGGCATGCTTTGACGACCGCTTACGACGATACGAAGCAACTTCAGGATCACACGGTGGAAGTGATGCGCGCCTTTCTTGCCTGCGGTCTGGACCCCGAAAAGTCTGTTCTGTTCGTTCAATCTGGCGTCAAGGAACACGCTGAGCTGGCGCTGTTGTTCTCGATGATAGTGCCCCTCCCTTGGCTGGAGAGGGTACCCACGTACAAGGAAATGAAACAGCAACTCTCTGAAAAAGACCTGTCCAACGCGGGTTTTCTCCTCTATCCGGTGCTTCAAGCGGCGGACATACTGATCTATCTCGCAGAGGGCGTTCCCGTTGGAGAGGATCAGGTGTATCATGTCGAGCTGACAAGAGAGATCGCACGGAGGTTCAATTACCTTTATGGACCAACCTTCCCTGAGCCACAGGCTGTACTGTCGGTTGTTCCCAAGCTTCCCGGAACCGATGGACGAAAGATGAGCAAGAGCTATGGAAACATAATACCCCTGGAGTGCAGCGCTCAAGAACTGGAAAAGAGTATACTCCCGATGGTGACGGATCCCGCACGAAAGCGCAGGAGCGATCCGGGTGATCCAAACAAGTGTCCTGTGTGGGATTACCATAAAGCTTTCGGAATAAGTGAAGAGGAATCACAGTGGGTTTTCGATGGTTGTACGACCGCGAAGATTGGTTGTATCGATTGCAAGAAACTGTTGCTCAAGAACATGTTGAGGGAGCTGGAACCAATCTGGCAGAGATATTCAAGGATAAACGCACGATTCGCAATGGAAGTCATCGCGGAGGGGAATCGCAGGGCCAAGCGTACGGCCGAGGAAACGATGGCGTTGGTCAGGAGCAGAATGAATCTGCTCTTTTGAGGTGATGGCTTGGAGCTCGTTTTCAGGCTACCTCAGTTTGAAGGACCGCTGGATTTACTTTTACATCTCGCGAAGAAGCGCAAAATAAATGTGCGACAGATTCCCATATCACAGCTCGCCGACGAGTTCATAGAATACGTGGAAAGGATGAAGAAACTCGATTTGCAGATAGCTTCCGACTTTTTCGTGATGGCTTCACAATTGATGGAACTCAAGTCCAAATACCTGTTGCCGTCGCTCTCGGACAGGGAGAGACAGCAACTGAAGAAGTTGGAAGAAGACATCTACAGACGCATCGAGCTCTACGAGCAGGTGAAACAGCTCGCAAATCGGCTCGAAAAGGACATTACAAATTTCCTGTCACGGCGAAAGGTGCGTGTCACACCTGTTCCTTATGTGCAACAGGAGAAGTTGACGAAGATTCTCAAAGCACTTCTGGAAGAAATGAACATAAGGAACTCCGCGCTGAAACTGAAGAGACTTCCCATAACCGTGGATCAGGTGATG
This window contains:
- the efp gene encoding elongation factor P; amino-acid sequence: MIEVSDLRKGMVIMYEGEPYRVIDVNKHHMAMGRGLVRTKLKNVKTGLVRDVTFSSGDRVAEAELSFRKAQYLYNDGDHYHFMCLDDYEQLTFSEEEIGDAKWYLTENLEVDILMLEESPIGIQLPNVVVLRVVETEPSFKGDTVAGGGKPAVLETGLRITVPFFVEKDELIKVDTRTGEYVERA
- a CDS encoding Asp23/Gls24 family envelope stress response protein, which gives rise to MEKGFGTIDISDNAIREIAFRSACSVLEITDEKKQKKLKKSIDIERTPEDNIIVSMKIAVPFGKSFVETGRKLMEQVKLDIERMTGQQVVSVNVTIEDVEELGVTEQGEEETKE
- the nusB gene encoding transcription antitermination factor NusB — translated: MARRSKMRDLVFKIIFQNEFRKDVVDAVLQEVLSKEKSDSIRKDVERYVRGIYSHIDSIDQKISSCLENWTLERLSSVDRCVLRLGTYELLYEPDVPVQVTLDEAIELAKRYGTDNSGKFVNGVLDRLAKQYVPEEKWRL
- a CDS encoding formate--tetrahydrofolate ligase, with the translated sequence MTGSNQVRLLPIEEVAKKLSIPRKHLKPYGDYIAKVSHKLLSELKPKGKLVIVTAITPTPAGEGKTTTSIGLSMALNKLGYSSIVTLREPSLGPVFGIKGGATGGGKSQVLPMEDINLHFTGDIHAVASAHNLISAMIDAHVRFGNELDIDVTKINWPRTMDMNDRALRQIVVALGGHANGYPRQDSFVITAASEIMAILCLAKDLHDLKKRVGDVVVAWTRTNKPVRVSDLQVQGSVAVLLKDAINPNLVQTSENTPAFVHGGPFANIAHGTNSIIATKMALGLSDFVVTETGFGSDLGAEKFLDFVAPVADVRPSAVVIVATVRALKYHGGMNLKELAKPNLEALKKGVENLKVHVENMRKYRVPVVVAINRFETDSDEELQLLKKCVEDMDVPVALNEAFAKGSEGAIELAEKVVRVADDSRYEPLLKGSESVREKIQILAREIYRARGVVFTKEAETSLERLEKNGYGNLPVIVAKTQYSISDDPDKLGAPKDYTFTVRDFLLSAGAGFVVAVSGDIMLMPGLGKKPNAVNIDIDGNGNIVGLF
- a CDS encoding bifunctional 5,10-methylenetetrahydrofolate dehydrogenase/5,10-methenyltetrahydrofolate cyclohydrolase: MFIDCKSIAKSIDEETIALTRLTKPKLVSLAVNPDEGTISYLKSQQKKAKSLNVEHEIFVLDNVEILSEKLLEFSKDETVHGIFVAHPLPKGADELQVASLIDPEKDVEGRNPVNLGRLMYGEEGFAPCTAAAIVEILTRTTQLMGKNVVIVGRSNTVGLPLSVMLLRRDRSATVTVCHTKTQNLEEKTLQADIVVVAVGHAGFLKPEMVRENALVIDVGINVVGDRVVGDVDPEVEKKCSLTPVPGGVGVVTTAILMNRVARIASRGGKV
- the trpS gene encoding tryptophan--tRNA ligase; translation: MRLLSGVRPTGKPHIGNYVGALRNWKLLQDEGHECFFFVADWHALTTAYDDTKQLQDHTVEVMRAFLACGLDPEKSVLFVQSGVKEHAELALLFSMIVPLPWLERVPTYKEMKQQLSEKDLSNAGFLLYPVLQAADILIYLAEGVPVGEDQVYHVELTREIARRFNYLYGPTFPEPQAVLSVVPKLPGTDGRKMSKSYGNIIPLECSAQELEKSILPMVTDPARKRRSDPGDPNKCPVWDYHKAFGISEEESQWVFDGCTTAKIGCIDCKKLLLKNMLRELEPIWQRYSRINARFAMEVIAEGNRRAKRTAEETMALVRSRMNLLF
- a CDS encoding segregation and condensation protein A yields the protein MELVFRLPQFEGPLDLLLHLAKKRKINVRQIPISQLADEFIEYVERMKKLDLQIASDFFVMASQLMELKSKYLLPSLSDRERQQLKKLEEDIYRRIELYEQVKQLANRLEKDITNFLSRRKVRVTPVPYVQQEKLTKILKALLEEMNIRNSALKLKRLPITVDQVMNEILTELTNGSELEVYEILKKSSSKYELIVRFLAILELIHFRKVELVSRDGTLLVRGYEAFEPQGNG